Proteins from a genomic interval of Clostridium cochlearium:
- a CDS encoding DUF6414 family protein — MNILMPIYANREIILDLYSIIIDGYLESVSIKRVEDKSDNFRVQNGRKNVKSNDLKKSYTSKDKISIAENECIDKYRDFSGTIDDRNSVRDEISVKRIYTNFHILNKLKNVMVAENMIKYMKKGKISSENIVRGEYIEVEGCISPISLITEINTMIDIIETYDDKELNKLLKNQQDREVFMDYSIILKHLKNLNKQLSSHNTTNMIIDCGYYKVVLNINTNNFSDKNVYMYDNVHCNCKVLCKVIKVVDENKHIDLLCKTCMSSYYNELLKSISIHLDILRENNIILPNNIITEIKGPAIQAIPIAIYV; from the coding sequence ATGAATATATTAATGCCTATATATGCTAATAGAGAAATTATACTAGATTTATATTCTATAATTATAGATGGTTATTTAGAAAGTGTTTCCATAAAGCGTGTAGAAGACAAATCAGATAATTTCAGAGTACAAAATGGTAGAAAAAATGTAAAAAGCAATGATTTAAAAAAATCATATACAAGTAAGGATAAAATAAGTATTGCTGAAAATGAATGTATAGATAAATATAGAGATTTTAGTGGTACTATAGACGATAGAAACAGTGTTAGAGATGAAATAAGCGTAAAAAGAATATACACTAATTTTCATATTTTAAATAAATTAAAAAATGTTATGGTAGCAGAAAATATGATTAAGTATATGAAAAAAGGGAAGATTAGTTCTGAAAATATAGTTCGTGGAGAATATATAGAAGTGGAGGGATGTATTTCTCCAATATCACTAATAACTGAAATAAATACCATGATAGATATTATAGAAACTTATGATGATAAAGAGTTAAATAAATTATTAAAAAATCAGCAAGATAGAGAAGTATTTATGGATTATTCTATTATATTAAAACATTTAAAAAATTTGAATAAGCAATTAAGTAGTCATAATACCACTAATATGATAATAGACTGTGGATATTATAAGGTAGTTTTGAATATAAATACAAATAATTTTTCTGATAAAAATGTATATATGTATGATAATGTACATTGCAATTGCAAAGTTTTATGTAAAGTCATAAAAGTTGTAGATGAAAATAAACATATAGATTTACTATGTAAAACTTGTATGAGTAGTTATTATAATGAACTACTAAAAAGTATTAGTATTCATTTAGATATATTAAGAGAAAATAATATTATACTTCCAAATAATATTATAACTGAAATAAAAGGACCTGCTATTCAGGCAATACCAATTGCTATATATGTATGA
- a CDS encoding GNAT family N-acetyltransferase — protein MVIRGAKPEDAEKAAELISMAWDELACIFAGSKDKEEVNKVISTFCKEKNNRFSYEYIDVAEKDGKIAGLVLAFPAEKEMKLNIPIIKKLPYMYKRKISNYKEEVVPMLSSEEAKPGEYYIDSIAVHPNYRKNGLGKKLLMVARKRALKKGFKKVSLIVKPKNKGAIKLYKSSGYNMDGTVDMPSTDYYRMVKKYTVEV, from the coding sequence GTGGTTATTCGAGGTGCAAAACCTGAGGATGCAGAAAAAGCTGCAGAATTAATTTCAATGGCATGGGATGAACTTGCCTGTATATTTGCGGGATCAAAGGATAAAGAAGAGGTGAATAAAGTAATTAGTACTTTTTGCAAGGAAAAAAATAATAGGTTTAGCTATGAATACATTGATGTAGCTGAGAAAGATGGGAAAATTGCAGGATTAGTATTGGCATTTCCAGCAGAAAAGGAAATGAAGTTAAATATACCTATTATAAAAAAGTTACCATACATGTATAAAAGGAAAATTTCAAATTATAAAGAAGAAGTTGTACCTATGCTAAGTTCAGAAGAGGCAAAACCAGGAGAGTACTATATAGACTCTATTGCAGTACATCCTAATTATAGAAAAAATGGTTTAGGGAAAAAACTTTTAATGGTTGCAAGAAAAAGAGCACTTAAAAAAGGATTTAAAAAGGTTTCTCTTATAGTAAAGCCTAAAAATAAAGGTGCTATAAAACTATATAAATCTTCTGGATATAATATGGATGGAACAGTAGATATGCCTAGTACTGACTATTATAGAATGGTAAAAAAATATACTGTAGAAGTTTAA
- a CDS encoding tetratricopeptide repeat protein: protein MESNIKINSLQEQIDFLLEEGEELLQNNKIKKAFKKFDAALNLNSNYPKTYLVKGEAHIEMYEMDKAEECMYKYLTFFPDDKRAYLNLIKINDERGYFEKALYYCDKLLNMESKNYKLHFKKADILNMLGNEEEALYYCNNCLKLNPYFYKALCLKGSLLNSLENYKEALDSCSKAISLDSSKSEAYFEKSLIYENMKNFSEAFSFAKKAYELSPNDELYRFQYVMMKEMIRW, encoded by the coding sequence ATGGAAAGTAATATTAAAATTAATAGCTTACAAGAGCAAATAGATTTTTTACTTGAAGAAGGAGAAGAACTTCTACAAAATAATAAAATTAAAAAAGCTTTTAAAAAATTTGATGCTGCCCTTAATTTGAATAGTAATTATCCTAAAACCTATCTTGTAAAAGGTGAAGCTCATATAGAAATGTATGAAATGGATAAAGCTGAAGAATGTATGTATAAATATTTAACTTTTTTCCCAGATGATAAAAGAGCATATTTAAACTTAATAAAAATTAATGACGAAAGAGGTTATTTTGAAAAGGCTCTTTATTACTGCGACAAACTTTTAAATATGGAGAGTAAAAATTATAAACTACATTTTAAAAAAGCAGACATATTGAATATGCTAGGTAATGAAGAAGAAGCCCTATACTATTGCAATAACTGTTTAAAATTAAATCCTTATTTTTATAAAGCCCTTTGCCTTAAAGGAAGTCTTTTAAATTCTTTAGAAAATTATAAAGAAGCCTTAGATTCTTGCTCTAAAGCTATTAGCTTAGATTCATCTAAAAGTGAAGCTTATTTTGAGAAATCTTTAATTTACGAAAATATGAAAAATTTTAGTGAAGCTTTCTCATTTGCTAAGAAAGCTTATGAATTAAGCCCTAATGATGAACTATATAGATTCCAATACGTTATGATGAAAGAAATGATTCGCTGGTAA
- a CDS encoding CidA/LrgA family protein — protein sequence MKILRELGIVLSICVLGEIIHSIFKLSIPGNVIGMIILFILLYIGVIKVNMISQISKFLLDHLAFFFVPAGVGILSCMPFLKGKWIVFLLICIISTIIVIWVTGWTIQTYIRKVDGK from the coding sequence TTGAAGATTTTAAGAGAACTAGGAATCGTTCTATCAATATGCGTTTTAGGAGAAATTATTCATTCAATTTTTAAACTTTCCATCCCAGGAAACGTTATAGGTATGATAATTCTTTTTATACTTCTATACATAGGAGTAATTAAAGTAAATATGATATCTCAAATAAGTAAGTTTCTTTTAGACCACCTTGCTTTTTTCTTTGTACCAGCGGGAGTTGGAATTTTATCCTGTATGCCTTTTCTTAAGGGAAAATGGATAGTCTTTTTATTAATATGTATTATATCTACCATAATTGTAATATGGGTAACTGGTTGGACTATACAAACCTACATAAGAAAGGTTGATGGAAAATGA
- a CDS encoding LrgB family protein, producing MRSLINSPMISIIISIACFEIGLYIHKKTKISLLNPLLICVPLIILIISFLNISLEDFNKGGELISFFLAPATVVLAVPLYNKIDLVKKYFIPILLGVTIGCITSILSVYYLCRLFGLTKELTYSLLPKSITTPIGIEVSKLIGGIPSITVSAIIITGIIGAIISPIVCKIFNIKDDVAVGISIGTASHAIGTTKAIEMGETQGAMSGLAIGISGLITSFLIPIIIKFL from the coding sequence ATGAGATCGCTTATAAATTCTCCAATGATAAGTATAATTATATCAATAGCATGTTTTGAAATTGGGTTATATATACATAAGAAAACAAAAATTTCACTTTTAAATCCACTTTTAATATGTGTTCCATTAATTATATTAATAATATCTTTTCTAAATATAAGTCTTGAAGATTTTAATAAAGGTGGGGAACTAATATCTTTCTTTTTAGCACCTGCTACAGTGGTATTAGCAGTTCCCTTATATAATAAAATAGATTTAGTTAAGAAATACTTTATACCAATTTTACTGGGAGTAACAATAGGATGTATTACATCTATATTAAGTGTTTACTATCTTTGTAGATTATTTGGACTTACAAAAGAATTAACTTACTCTCTTCTCCCTAAATCTATAACTACTCCCATAGGTATAGAAGTTTCAAAATTAATTGGTGGTATTCCTTCAATTACAGTTTCCGCTATTATAATAACAGGAATAATTGGAGCTATTATATCTCCTATAGTCTGTAAAATCTTTAATATTAAAGATGACGTAGCTGTAGGTATATCTATTGGTACAGCTTCCCATGCTATAGGCACTACAAAAGCTATAGAAATGGGCGAAACTCAGGGTGCAATGAGTGGACTTGCTATAGGTATTTCAGGCCTTATAACTTCATTTCTAATACCAATTATAATTAAATTTCTATAG
- a CDS encoding pyridoxal-dependent decarboxylase codes for MENIKNKVKPAFMTPWQDNDREEEFKDIVTETLHNINLLKGSKEDKKCFLGKSTCCIGNENDINKVKNAVEVPENTTSINQVMKEVIPYFNGMFNLAHPKAMFNVVPPAAIPSIMGNLLGSMFNPNLVEQEYSGNIAALEIEVTSMISKLIGYDPINATGHFTFGGTGAYLFATKLALTKCLGKESRFQGIRKDAQILVSKVGHYAAKNCTDWTGIGMNNIKTINLNDDNSMDLKHLEQVMEECHKEGKPIAMIVATAGTTDAFGVDNIQWFV; via the coding sequence ATGGAAAATATTAAAAATAAAGTTAAGCCAGCATTTATGACTCCATGGCAAGATAATGATAGGGAAGAAGAATTTAAAGATATAGTTACAGAAACACTACACAATATTAATTTGTTAAAGGGCAGTAAAGAAGATAAAAAATGTTTCCTAGGAAAATCTACTTGTTGCATTGGAAATGAAAATGATATAAACAAAGTAAAAAATGCAGTAGAAGTTCCAGAAAACACAACTTCCATAAATCAAGTTATGAAAGAAGTTATTCCTTATTTTAATGGAATGTTTAATTTAGCTCATCCTAAAGCTATGTTTAACGTGGTACCACCTGCAGCTATTCCATCCATAATGGGTAATTTGCTTGGATCTATGTTTAATCCTAATTTAGTAGAACAAGAATATTCAGGAAATATAGCAGCCTTAGAAATTGAGGTTACATCTATGATTTCAAAGCTAATAGGATATGATCCTATAAATGCTACAGGACATTTTACATTTGGAGGTACAGGAGCATATCTTTTTGCTACTAAATTAGCCTTAACTAAATGTCTTGGAAAAGAAAGTAGATTTCAAGGTATTAGAAAAGATGCACAAATATTAGTTTCTAAAGTTGGTCATTATGCTGCGAAAAATTGCACTGATTGGACAGGCATAGGAATGAATAATATAAAAACTATAAATCTTAATGATGATAATTCTATGGATCTTAAACATTTAGAACAAGTTATGGAAGAATGTCATAAAGAAGGGAAACCTATAGCTATGATTGTAGCAACTGCTGGAACCACAGATGCCTTTGGAGTTGATAACATTCAATGGTTTGTGTAA
- a CDS encoding FAD:protein FMN transferase, which yields MKKTIKILSICFLTILIFIGCNSFVSNSYEKYSNSFFDTFDTMTVVVGYTKSEEEFNYYMDKIHCRFKELHKLYDIYNNYEGINNIKTINDNAGIKPVKVNKDLIDLIVFSKDWCKRTEGKANIAMGSVLSIWHDYREQGIDDPENAKLPSMEELLEANKYTDIDKVIVDTKNSTVYLEDKKMKLDVGSIAKGYATELVAKEIMEEGFKSGIISSGGNIRVLDKPLDGVRKRWGIGIQNPNKSIVADEDKNIDTIFINNASVVSSGDYQRYYIVNDKRIHHIIDPKTLMPGEYYRAVTIVTKNSALADLLSTAIYLMPYIQSRDFVERLEGVEAIWVMPNGKIEATKGMEKIMKSKGASGVKSSL from the coding sequence ATGAAAAAAACGATAAAAATATTAAGTATATGTTTTTTAACTATATTAATTTTTATAGGATGTAATAGCTTTGTATCAAACTCATATGAAAAATATAGCAATAGTTTTTTCGATACTTTTGATACTATGACAGTAGTAGTAGGATATACTAAAAGTGAAGAAGAATTTAACTATTATATGGATAAAATTCATTGTCGTTTTAAAGAACTTCATAAATTGTATGATATATATAATAATTATGAGGGTATTAATAATATAAAGACAATAAATGATAACGCTGGTATAAAACCAGTGAAAGTAAATAAGGATTTAATAGATTTAATAGTTTTTTCAAAGGATTGGTGTAAACGTACAGAAGGCAAAGCCAATATTGCTATGGGATCAGTTTTAAGTATATGGCATGACTATCGTGAACAGGGAATAGATGATCCTGAAAATGCAAAATTGCCATCTATGGAAGAGCTTTTAGAGGCTAACAAATATACAGATATAGATAAGGTTATAGTAGATACTAAAAATAGCACAGTATATCTTGAAGATAAAAAAATGAAACTTGATGTAGGATCTATAGCAAAAGGATATGCAACGGAACTGGTAGCAAAGGAAATTATGGAGGAAGGATTTAAATCAGGAATTATAAGTTCTGGTGGAAATATAAGAGTATTAGATAAACCTCTTGACGGGGTTCGCAAACGTTGGGGAATAGGTATACAAAATCCTAACAAATCTATAGTTGCGGATGAAGATAAGAACATTGATACAATTTTTATTAATAATGCATCTGTAGTTAGTAGTGGAGATTATCAAAGATACTATATAGTGAACGATAAAAGAATTCATCATATTATAGATCCTAAAACGCTAATGCCAGGAGAATATTATCGTGCTGTAACTATTGTAACTAAAAATTCAGCATTGGCTGACCTTCTATCTACTGCTATATATTTAATGCCTTATATCCAAAGTCGTGATTTTGTAGAAAGACTAGAAGGTGTTGAGGCTATATGGGTCATGCCTAATGGAAAAATAGAAGCAACAAAAGGTATGGAAAAGATAATGAAAAGTAAAGGGGCATCAGGTGTCAAATCTAGCTTGTAG
- a CDS encoding response regulator — protein sequence MQNKYKVYLVEDDENLNSVLYSYLINEGYEVKSFLKGMEALNHIDDNPHLWILDIMLPDIDGFQIIKDIKNKNENTPVIFISARDADIDKIVGLEMGSDDYLAKPFLPRELIIRIKKLLKRSYKEYNSNIIKINGYNLDLEKRVVTLNNEIIELTSSVNNIIYPYKGIGMLRKLNDLDSSGEFLINVENEMKNQKDISKRYEYKLSDSKLYYVIKKISYDGEEAYLISFMFDTYRNKLSQSLLNKLFIMAAIAVLISLIVSLWFSKYLTEPLKILEDRVGKIAKQDCYEPLNLDRQDEVGSLAKSIEDMRIQLVQRDKEQQNMLQQVSHELKTPIMVIRSYAQAVYDGIYPKGNLKGSIQVIDEEAERLENKVKDLLYLSKLQYIRKKKIAVEEFNIYKLILEIVDKFKVNNSHIQWEIKGKDIFINGDREQWRVVFENILDNATRYAKSTIKLEMKIEENLKLKIYNDGEKINKEEMNNLFKPFNKGNNGKYGLGLSIVKEIVEIHKGEIFVNNKEEGVEFCINKRE from the coding sequence ATGCAAAACAAATACAAAGTCTATTTAGTAGAGGATGATGAGAATTTAAACAGTGTACTTTATAGCTATTTAATAAATGAAGGATATGAGGTTAAAAGCTTTCTAAAGGGTATGGAAGCATTAAATCACATAGATGATAACCCTCATCTATGGATTTTAGATATTATGCTTCCGGATATAGATGGTTTTCAAATTATAAAAGATATAAAAAATAAAAATGAAAATACTCCAGTTATATTTATATCTGCTCGCGATGCAGACATAGATAAAATTGTAGGACTAGAAATGGGAAGTGATGATTACTTAGCTAAACCATTTTTACCAAGAGAACTTATTATTAGAATAAAAAAACTTTTAAAAAGAAGCTATAAAGAATATAACTCAAATATTATAAAAATTAATGGATACAATTTAGACCTAGAAAAAAGAGTAGTAACTTTAAATAATGAAATTATAGAATTAACATCTTCAGTAAATAATATAATATATCCCTATAAAGGTATTGGAATGCTTAGGAAATTAAATGATTTAGATAGTAGTGGTGAATTTTTAATTAATGTTGAAAATGAAATGAAAAACCAAAAGGATATATCCAAAAGATATGAATATAAACTATCAGATTCTAAATTATACTATGTTATAAAAAAAATATCCTATGATGGTGAAGAGGCCTATTTAATATCCTTTATGTTTGATACTTATAGAAATAAGCTTTCGCAATCCTTATTAAATAAATTATTTATAATGGCAGCAATTGCTGTATTAATAAGTTTAATTGTATCTTTATGGTTTTCTAAGTATTTAACAGAACCCTTAAAAATATTAGAAGATAGGGTAGGAAAAATAGCAAAGCAAGATTGTTATGAACCTTTAAATTTAGATAGACAAGATGAAGTTGGAAGCTTAGCCAAAAGTATAGAGGATATGAGAATACAACTTGTACAAAGGGATAAAGAACAACAGAATATGCTACAGCAAGTTTCCCATGAATTAAAAACTCCTATAATGGTTATAAGGTCTTATGCTCAAGCGGTTTATGATGGTATTTATCCTAAGGGAAATTTAAAGGGAAGTATACAGGTTATAGATGAAGAAGCTGAAAGGTTAGAAAATAAAGTTAAGGATTTATTATATTTAAGTAAACTTCAATACATTAGAAAAAAGAAAATAGCTGTGGAAGAATTTAACATATATAAATTAATATTAGAGATTGTGGATAAATTTAAAGTAAATAATTCTCATATTCAGTGGGAAATAAAAGGTAAGGATATTTTTATAAATGGTGATAGAGAACAGTGGAGGGTGGTATTTGAGAACATATTAGATAATGCTACAAGATATGCAAAAAGCACAATAAAATTAGAAATGAAAATAGAAGAGAATTTGAAATTGAAAATATATAATGATGGAGAAAAAATAAATAAAGAAGAAATGAATAATTTATTTAAGCCATTTAATAAAGGGAATAATGGAAAGTATGGATTAGGACTCTCCATAGTTAAAGAAATTGTAGAAATTCATAAAGGAGAGATTTTTGTCAATAATAAAGAAGAGGGAGTAGAATTTTGTATAAATAAGAGGGAGTAG